A DNA window from Methylobacterium sp. NMS14P contains the following coding sequences:
- the rpsR gene encoding 30S ribosomal protein S18 — translation MAFGAGAGGGRRPFFRRRKTCPFSGANAPKIDYKDVKLLSRYVSERGKIVPSRITAVSAKKQRELAQAIKRARFLGLLPYVIK, via the coding sequence ATGGCATTCGGTGCTGGTGCGGGCGGCGGACGCCGTCCCTTCTTCCGTCGTCGCAAGACCTGCCCGTTCTCCGGCGCGAACGCGCCGAAGATCGACTACAAGGACGTCAAGCTCCTGTCCCGCTACGTGTCCGAGCGCGGCAAGATCGTGCCGTCGCGGATCACCGCGGTCTCGGCCAAGAAGCAGCGCGAGCTCGCCCAGGCGATCAAGCGCGCCCGCTTCCTCGGCCTGCTGCCCTACGTGATCAAGTAG
- the rpsF gene encoding 30S ribosomal protein S6 — protein sequence MPLYEHVLLARQDVTSQQVETMIDTYKGVIEQNGGRLEKIEMWGVKSLAYRIKKNRKAHFALLNIDAPPAAIAEMERQMQISEDVLRFMTVRVEELDQEPSAMMQKRDRDDRKDRERGRRRDDEGFGGGGFGGDRGDRGDRGDRGDRGERSFGGEG from the coding sequence ATGCCTCTCTACGAGCATGTGCTCTTGGCCCGGCAGGACGTGACGTCCCAGCAGGTCGAGACGATGATCGACACCTACAAGGGTGTGATCGAGCAGAACGGTGGCCGTCTCGAGAAGATCGAGATGTGGGGCGTGAAGTCCCTCGCCTACCGGATCAAGAAGAACCGCAAGGCGCACTTCGCGCTCCTCAACATCGACGCCCCGCCGGCCGCCATCGCCGAGATGGAGCGGCAGATGCAGATCTCCGAGGACGTGCTGCGCTTCATGACCGTCCGGGTCGAGGAGCTCGATCAGGAGCCGTCCGCCATGATGCAGAAGCGCGACCGCGACGACCGCAAGGATCGTGAGCGCGGCCGTCGTCGCGATGACGAGGGCTTCGGCGGTGGCGGCTTCGGCGGCGACCGGGGGGACCGCGGCGATCGTGGTGACCGCGGTGACCGCGGCGAGCGCAGCTTCGGCGGGGAGGGCTAA
- the hpnA gene encoding hopanoid-associated sugar epimerase — protein MAEAPASGPSEVGPVLITGASGFLGSALVDVFRRAGFPVRILVRASSPRRNLTWTDVEIAEGDMRDPAAVAAAMRGQRYLIHAAADYRLWAPDMEEIVRTNRDGTRLMMRAALEAGVERVVYTSSVATIKPPADGVTPSDETMPLTPETAIGAYKRSKVVAERVVEEMVARDGLRAVIVNPSTPIGPRDVKPTPTGRIIQEAALGKMPAFVDTGLNLAHVDDVAQGHLLALRKGRIGERYILGGEDVFLSQMLADIAGMVGRKPPTVNLPRAAVYPVAFFAQLAARVTGKQPFATIDGIRMSRYRMFFSDRKARAELGYTARPYREGLSDAIAWFREAGYLT, from the coding sequence ATGGCAGAGGCCCCAGCTTCCGGCCCGTCCGAGGTCGGTCCCGTGCTGATCACCGGCGCGAGCGGCTTCCTCGGCTCAGCCCTGGTCGACGTGTTCCGCCGGGCCGGCTTCCCGGTGCGCATCCTCGTGCGCGCGTCGAGCCCCCGCCGCAACCTCACCTGGACCGACGTGGAGATCGCCGAGGGCGACATGCGCGACCCGGCCGCCGTGGCGGCGGCGATGCGCGGCCAGCGCTACCTGATCCACGCCGCGGCCGATTACCGGCTCTGGGCGCCGGACATGGAGGAGATCGTCCGCACCAACCGCGACGGCACGCGCCTCATGATGCGCGCGGCGCTCGAGGCCGGCGTGGAGCGCGTCGTCTACACGTCGAGCGTCGCGACGATCAAACCGCCGGCCGACGGCGTCACGCCCTCCGACGAGACCATGCCGCTGACGCCCGAGACCGCGATCGGCGCCTACAAGCGCAGCAAGGTCGTGGCCGAGCGGGTGGTCGAGGAGATGGTCGCCCGCGACGGCCTGCGGGCGGTGATCGTCAACCCGTCGACGCCGATCGGCCCCCGCGACGTCAAGCCGACGCCCACCGGCCGGATCATCCAGGAGGCGGCGCTCGGCAAGATGCCGGCCTTCGTCGATACCGGCCTCAACCTCGCCCACGTGGACGACGTGGCCCAGGGCCACCTCCTGGCGCTCCGGAAGGGGCGGATCGGCGAGCGCTACATCCTCGGCGGCGAGGACGTGTTCCTCTCGCAGATGCTCGCCGACATCGCCGGCATGGTCGGGCGCAAGCCGCCGACCGTGAACTTGCCGCGGGCCGCCGTCTACCCGGTGGCGTTCTTCGCGCAGCTCGCCGCCCGGGTCACCGGCAAGCAGCCCTTCGCGACGATCGATGGGATCCGCATGTCGCGCTACCGGATGTTCTTCTCGGACAGGAAGGCGCGCGCCGAACTCGGCTACACGGCCCGGCCCTACCGCGAGGGCCTGTCGGACGCGATCGCGTGGTTCCGGGAGGCGGGCTACCTCACATGA
- the hpnC gene encoding squalene synthase HpnC, with protein MSTLDTATATRSGKGHRDENFPVASHLIHPRHRGAILAFYNFVRAGDDVADHAALSPERKIELLDRLADALTGAGPSDPEAEPLKRELADRGLPPRHALELLDAFRMDARKNRYADWDELIHYCRYSAMPVGRFVLDVHGEDPARVYRASDAICAALQVINHLQDCGKDFSALDRVYLPQDCLDRHGATVAMLGEAKAPPQLRAAIRELAQRCLDLLDEGAVLPDLIDDLRLSLEIAAIHRLAVVLSRGLLERDPLSEKVHHGKAAFALTALGGVAATLARRPFRGRTVRAAAQGIRS; from the coding sequence ATGAGCACCCTCGATACCGCCACCGCGACGCGCTCCGGCAAGGGGCACCGCGACGAGAACTTCCCCGTCGCCTCGCACCTGATCCATCCCCGCCACCGGGGCGCGATCCTGGCCTTCTACAACTTCGTCCGCGCCGGCGACGACGTGGCCGATCACGCCGCCCTGTCGCCCGAGCGCAAGATCGAGCTGCTCGATCGCCTCGCCGACGCGCTCACCGGCGCCGGACCGTCCGATCCCGAGGCCGAGCCGCTGAAGCGCGAGCTCGCGGACCGCGGCCTGCCGCCCCGGCACGCCCTGGAACTCCTCGACGCGTTCCGCATGGACGCGCGCAAGAACCGCTACGCGGATTGGGACGAGCTGATCCATTACTGCCGCTACTCGGCGATGCCGGTCGGGCGGTTCGTCCTCGACGTCCACGGCGAGGACCCGGCCCGGGTCTATCGGGCGTCCGACGCCATCTGCGCGGCGCTCCAGGTGATCAACCACCTCCAGGATTGCGGCAAGGATTTCTCCGCCCTCGACCGGGTCTACCTCCCGCAGGATTGCCTCGACCGCCATGGCGCCACCGTGGCCATGCTCGGGGAGGCGAAGGCGCCGCCGCAGCTCCGGGCCGCGATCCGCGAGCTGGCGCAGCGATGCCTCGACCTCCTCGACGAGGGCGCGGTCCTGCCGGATCTGATCGACGACCTGCGCCTGTCGCTGGAGATCGCCGCCATCCACCGGCTCGCCGTCGTGCTGAGCCGGGGCCTGCTGGAGCGCGACCCGCTCTCGGAGAAGGTCCATCACGGCAAGGCCGCCTTCGCGCTGACGGCGCTGGGCGGCGTCGCCGCCACCCTGGCGCGCCGGCCCTTCCGCGGCCGGACCGTCCGGGCCGCGGCTCAAGGAATCCGCTCGTGA
- the hpnD gene encoding presqualene diphosphate synthase HpnD yields the protein MTATATPAQDRETAAPALPAAGSSFYTAMRLLPKERREAMYAVYAFCRAVDDVADDGGTRAVRQVELDRWRADIDALYAGRPAVRVRDLVEPVRRFGLKREDFQAVIDGMAMDAVEDIVAPDAETLDLYCDRVASAVGRLSVRIFGMPEADGIRLAWHQGRALQLTNILRDIDEDAERGRLYLPREKLQAIGLTDPTPVQAISHPRIGEVCISLAREAEDHYQATWEIIRRSPRKATKAARLMAAAYHLYLKAVLARGWAMPRARVKPGKLALLGVAVRHGLI from the coding sequence GTGACCGCCACTGCCACGCCCGCCCAGGACCGAGAGACCGCCGCCCCGGCGCTGCCCGCCGCCGGCTCCTCCTTCTACACGGCGATGCGCCTGCTGCCGAAGGAGCGGCGGGAGGCGATGTACGCCGTCTACGCCTTCTGCCGGGCCGTCGACGACGTCGCCGACGACGGCGGCACCCGGGCCGTCCGGCAGGTCGAGCTCGACCGCTGGCGGGCCGACATCGACGCGCTCTACGCCGGCCGCCCGGCCGTGCGCGTGCGCGACCTCGTGGAGCCCGTGCGCCGCTTCGGCCTGAAGCGCGAGGATTTCCAGGCAGTCATCGACGGCATGGCCATGGACGCCGTCGAGGACATCGTCGCTCCCGACGCCGAGACCCTCGACCTCTACTGCGACCGGGTCGCGAGCGCGGTCGGCCGGCTGTCGGTGCGGATCTTCGGCATGCCGGAGGCGGACGGCATCCGGCTGGCGTGGCACCAGGGCCGCGCGCTCCAGCTCACCAACATCCTGCGCGACATCGACGAGGATGCGGAGCGCGGCCGCCTCTACCTGCCCCGGGAGAAGCTGCAGGCGATCGGCCTCACCGACCCGACGCCGGTCCAGGCGATCAGCCATCCCCGCATCGGCGAGGTCTGCATCTCCCTCGCCCGCGAGGCCGAGGACCATTACCAGGCGACCTGGGAGATCATCCGGCGCAGCCCCCGCAAGGCGACCAAGGCCGCGCGGCTGATGGCGGCGGCCTATCACCTCTACCTGAAAGCGGTCCTCGCGCGCGGCTGGGCCATGCCCCGCGCCCGGGTGAAGCCCGGCAAGCTCGCGCTGCTCGGCGTCGCCGTCCGCCACGGCCTGATCTGA
- the hpnE gene encoding hydroxysqualene dehydroxylase HpnE, whose amino-acid sequence MGTVHVVGAGLAGLSAAVALAETGARVVLHETAKQAGGRCRSYYDPALGLTIDNGNHLLLSGNADSLGFLRTIGAPADALVGPDVAEFDFADLKTGERWRLRPNAGRLPWWVMSPARRVPGTRARDYLAPLGILRAASGKAEGAGGTIGAHMACEGTLYRRLWHPVLLAALNTEPRDSDVGLAARILRETLGAGGKACRPLVAVEGLSYAFVDPAIRYLAARGCEIRLGRRLRGLEIADGRVGQLVFSDGAESLGPEDGVVLALPPWVAREVLPGLLAPTEFRSIVNAHFALAPKPGSPLVLGVVNSLTEWLFAYPDRYSVTISGADRLLDVPREDLARQIWAEIAQLCNLAPDLPSWQIVKEKRATFAATPAEAARRPKAETAYDNLVLAGDWTATGLPSTIEGAIRSGQTAARSLRAGSVVRAGTQVRGAA is encoded by the coding sequence ATGGGTACCGTCCACGTCGTCGGCGCCGGCCTCGCCGGCCTCTCCGCGGCCGTCGCGCTCGCCGAAACCGGGGCCCGGGTGGTCCTGCACGAAACCGCCAAGCAGGCGGGCGGCCGCTGCCGCTCGTACTACGATCCGGCCCTCGGCCTGACCATCGACAACGGCAACCACCTGCTGCTGTCCGGCAACGCCGATTCCCTCGGCTTCCTCCGGACGATCGGCGCGCCGGCCGACGCCCTGGTGGGGCCGGACGTGGCGGAATTCGACTTCGCCGACCTGAAGACCGGCGAGCGCTGGCGGCTGCGGCCCAACGCCGGGCGGCTGCCCTGGTGGGTCATGAGCCCCGCCCGCCGCGTCCCCGGCACCCGGGCGCGGGACTACCTCGCGCCCCTCGGCATCCTGCGCGCGGCCTCCGGCAAGGCGGAGGGCGCGGGCGGCACCATCGGCGCGCACATGGCCTGCGAGGGCACGCTCTACCGGCGCCTCTGGCACCCGGTCCTGCTCGCGGCCCTCAACACCGAGCCCCGCGACAGCGATGTCGGACTGGCCGCGCGGATCCTGCGGGAGACCCTGGGCGCGGGCGGCAAGGCCTGCCGTCCCCTCGTCGCCGTCGAGGGCCTGTCCTACGCCTTCGTCGATCCGGCGATCCGCTACCTCGCGGCGCGTGGCTGCGAGATCCGCCTCGGCCGGCGCCTGCGCGGGCTGGAGATCGCGGACGGCCGGGTCGGGCAACTCGTGTTCTCGGACGGCGCCGAGAGCCTCGGACCGGAGGACGGCGTCGTGCTGGCGCTGCCGCCGTGGGTGGCCCGGGAGGTGTTGCCCGGTCTCCTCGCCCCGACGGAATTCCGCTCCATCGTGAACGCGCACTTCGCGCTGGCGCCGAAGCCCGGGAGCCCCCTCGTCCTCGGTGTCGTCAACAGCCTGACGGAGTGGCTTTTCGCCTATCCGGACCGGTATTCGGTCACGATCAGCGGTGCAGACCGGCTTCTCGACGTGCCCCGCGAAGACCTCGCGCGGCAGATCTGGGCCGAGATTGCACAGCTGTGCAACCTTGCACCCGACCTGCCCAGCTGGCAGATCGTAAAGGAGAAGCGTGCGACCTTCGCGGCGACGCCGGCGGAGGCCGCGCGGCGCCCGAAGGCCGAAACCGCCTACGACAATCTCGTCCTGGCAGGCGATTGGACCGCCACCGGCCTGCCGTCGACGATTGAGGGAGCGATCCGCTCGGGCCAGACGGCCGCACGTTCCTTGCGTGCGGGATCTGTCGTGCGCGCTGGAACCCAGGTGCGCGGCGCAGCTTGA